Proteins from a genomic interval of Fuerstiella sp.:
- the gyrA gene encoding DNA gyrase subunit A, with amino-acid sequence MSTDDPAGGISVPDPVRVHRTDVQDEMRTSYLTYAMSVIVSRALPDARDGLKPSQRRILVAMNDLNLTPGGGRKKCAKIAGDTSGNYHPHGETTIYPTLVRMAQEWAMREVLVDKQGNFGSLAGLPPAAMRYTEARLSGAAVEMLRDINRDTVDFTPTYDNDSFEPVVLPARFPNLLVNGSNGIAVGMATSIPPHNMGEVCDAVIRLIDNPDCSVDEIQEVLPGPDFPTGGIICGRMGVRQAYMTGRSTITLRAKTHFETEKKSDVIVVTEIPYQETRDRIREKLELLVRDERIKGISRIVDLTDRNVPAWQVHLHIVLKKDADRDVVLNQLYQFSPLQTTVSMIHLALDGSRPQLMNIRSLLDAFLRHRIDVIRRRTEFLLKEARKRKHTVEGLLMAQVDIDRVIQTIRSAASRVEARIALQAIPIPSEMVARALGTDGYEEYRREQGEAAEYFLSTNQTEAIVSMQLGSLANLEHEKLQGEHRELLENIADYVHLLSSEANIRAEIRKDMEELKVKFPDKRRTEISQEELGDYDKEALITEEPMVVTLSQRGYIKRTPLGTYESQRRGGKGIRGAQSDSEDPIEHLFVSSTHDFLLFFTDRGKVHWLKVYDLPLQGRTARGRALANVITLEEGEGVANCFNVREFPEDKFLMIATRQGIVKKTSLSAYGRPMKGGIIAIRLDDDDELIDVRILEGDQDVVLSTSGGMSIRFSHEDARPMGRATRGVKGISLGSDEYVVGMVVAQAERTLLTVCELGFGKRTPFGTGISSGDDEESNGDTTVSSSAQYRRQKRGGKGLRDIKTTSRNGKVVDVLSVTDDDEVLMITSKGKIQRLRASEISTIGRNTQGVRVIRLDSGDSLVSCAVIAGDVVEEQATASLKVDSASDSAVPPEPQDPPQESQASSDPAAPNPEPPAEDTDNQS; translated from the coding sequence TTGTCTACTGACGATCCAGCAGGCGGGATTTCGGTGCCGGATCCCGTTCGTGTCCATCGCACGGACGTCCAGGATGAGATGCGAACCAGTTATCTCACCTACGCCATGAGTGTCATTGTCAGTCGTGCGCTGCCGGATGCGCGTGACGGTCTCAAACCGTCGCAGCGACGAATTCTTGTTGCAATGAACGATTTGAATCTGACTCCGGGCGGCGGGAGAAAGAAATGCGCAAAAATTGCCGGTGATACCAGCGGCAATTATCACCCGCACGGCGAGACCACGATTTATCCAACACTCGTCCGGATGGCTCAGGAATGGGCCATGCGTGAAGTCCTTGTTGATAAGCAGGGAAATTTTGGCTCACTGGCGGGCCTGCCGCCTGCGGCCATGCGATATACGGAAGCTCGCCTGTCCGGTGCGGCAGTGGAAATGCTCCGCGATATTAATCGTGACACGGTTGATTTCACGCCAACCTACGACAACGACAGTTTTGAGCCGGTCGTTCTCCCGGCGCGTTTTCCCAACTTACTTGTCAACGGGTCAAACGGGATTGCGGTCGGAATGGCGACCAGTATCCCCCCGCACAATATGGGCGAGGTCTGTGATGCAGTCATTCGACTGATCGACAACCCGGACTGTTCGGTTGATGAGATTCAGGAAGTCCTTCCGGGACCCGATTTCCCCACCGGCGGAATCATCTGCGGACGGATGGGTGTTCGGCAGGCTTACATGACCGGTCGCTCGACGATTACTCTTCGAGCCAAAACCCACTTCGAAACCGAAAAGAAAAGTGACGTCATTGTTGTTACGGAAATTCCGTATCAGGAGACGCGCGACCGCATTCGCGAAAAGCTGGAACTGCTGGTGCGAGATGAGCGGATCAAAGGGATTTCCAGAATTGTCGATCTCACCGACCGCAACGTGCCGGCCTGGCAAGTGCACCTGCACATTGTTCTTAAAAAGGATGCAGACCGCGACGTCGTTCTGAATCAGCTGTATCAATTTTCACCGCTGCAAACGACAGTCAGCATGATTCATCTGGCACTGGACGGAAGCCGTCCGCAACTGATGAATATTCGCTCCCTGCTGGACGCTTTCCTGCGGCACCGTATTGACGTAATTCGTCGTCGCACCGAATTCCTGCTGAAAGAAGCCCGCAAGCGAAAGCACACCGTTGAAGGCCTGCTGATGGCACAGGTCGACATCGACCGTGTGATTCAGACCATTCGCAGTGCGGCGAGCCGGGTTGAGGCGAGGATCGCTCTGCAGGCGATTCCCATTCCGTCAGAAATGGTGGCCCGGGCTTTAGGCACAGACGGTTATGAAGAATACCGGCGTGAGCAGGGGGAAGCTGCAGAATACTTCCTGTCGACCAATCAGACGGAAGCCATCGTTTCCATGCAGCTGGGTTCTCTTGCCAACCTTGAACACGAAAAACTGCAGGGGGAACATCGGGAATTGCTGGAAAACATCGCGGATTATGTCCACCTGCTGTCTTCCGAAGCCAATATTCGCGCCGAAATTCGCAAAGACATGGAGGAACTCAAGGTTAAGTTTCCGGACAAACGACGGACGGAAATTTCTCAGGAAGAACTTGGAGACTACGACAAGGAAGCTCTGATTACCGAAGAACCAATGGTAGTCACCCTGTCGCAGCGCGGTTACATCAAGCGAACACCGCTTGGCACCTACGAGTCACAGCGCCGAGGCGGCAAAGGAATCCGGGGAGCACAGTCCGACAGCGAAGACCCGATCGAACATTTGTTTGTATCCAGCACCCACGATTTCCTGCTGTTCTTCACCGACCGGGGCAAAGTGCACTGGCTCAAGGTTTATGACCTGCCGCTTCAGGGACGTACGGCCCGGGGCCGGGCACTCGCGAATGTGATCACCCTGGAAGAGGGTGAAGGCGTGGCAAACTGTTTCAATGTCCGGGAGTTCCCCGAAGACAAATTTCTGATGATCGCCACGCGTCAGGGGATCGTCAAAAAGACGTCTTTGTCTGCCTACGGCCGGCCGATGAAAGGCGGCATTATCGCTATCCGGCTGGACGACGATGACGAACTGATTGATGTTCGAATTCTGGAAGGTGATCAGGACGTTGTCCTGAGTACCTCCGGCGGAATGTCCATTCGGTTTAGTCACGAGGATGCACGCCCCATGGGTCGTGCGACTCGCGGGGTCAAGGGGATCAGTCTGGGATCCGACGAGTACGTCGTCGGCATGGTTGTTGCCCAGGCAGAACGCACACTGTTAACTGTCTGTGAACTTGGATTCGGCAAACGGACACCGTTCGGTACCGGAATCAGCTCCGGAGACGATGAAGAATCGAACGGGGATACAACAGTCAGCAGCAGCGCTCAGTACCGCCGTCAAAAGCGGGGCGGCAAAGGCCTGCGGGACATCAAAACCACCAGCCGCAACGGCAAAGTGGTGGACGTACTGTCCGTTACCGACGACGATGAAGTACTCATGATCACATCCAAGGGAAAGATTCAGCGTCTCAGAGCATCGGAGATTAGTACGATCGGCCGTAACACTCAGGGGGTTCGTGTCATTCGGCTGGATTCCGGTGATTCATTGGTCTCCTGCGCAGTCATCGCCGGGGATGTCGTCGAAGAACAGGCGACCGCGTCTCTCAAAGTCGATTCCGCCTCTGACTCAGCGGTTCCGCCCGAGCCACAGGATCCGCCGCAAGAGTCTCAGGCATCATCCGATCCGGCTGCTCCAAATCCGGAACCGCCGGCGGAAGACACCGACAACCAGTCGTAA
- a CDS encoding Mrp/NBP35 family ATP-binding protein has protein sequence MTTAEEIRSVVGRIIDPELERTLGDLRQIRDVQCDEATVTVDIELLTPAYPHPGRLQKSIEKRLSDLVGSERSLTVNLHPTVRGKDSGGRIGLKVHNVIAVGSGKGGVGKSTVAAALACGLKSFGCRVGLMDADVYGPSIPHMMGAKGQPAAKEMTGPDGQKVVRIDPIDVDGLKLMSMGFFMEQGQSVVWRGPMLHKALTQFLKDSDWGELDYLVIDLPPGTGDVSLTLSQLIGLAGAVIVCTPQQVALLDAIKAVDMYQKVNVPVLGFVENMTGEIFGRGGAHKVADELNVPFLGEIPIQACIRELSDAGQIPKLLEEDCPACESLRDVCTNVAMQVARNLIDTPSAPTLEIL, from the coding sequence ATGACAACTGCTGAAGAAATCAGATCTGTCGTCGGCCGGATTATTGATCCCGAGCTGGAACGAACACTGGGAGATCTTCGACAGATTCGCGATGTTCAGTGTGACGAGGCGACCGTCACGGTGGACATAGAGCTGTTGACTCCTGCGTATCCTCATCCGGGACGTTTGCAGAAGTCGATTGAAAAACGACTGTCTGATCTGGTGGGCAGTGAGCGGTCGCTGACCGTCAACCTGCATCCCACCGTGCGTGGTAAAGATTCCGGCGGTCGAATCGGACTGAAGGTGCACAATGTGATTGCTGTGGGAAGCGGCAAAGGTGGAGTAGGAAAAAGTACCGTGGCAGCCGCGCTGGCCTGCGGATTGAAATCATTTGGATGTCGTGTGGGCCTGATGGATGCTGATGTATACGGTCCCAGCATCCCGCACATGATGGGTGCCAAAGGACAGCCGGCGGCAAAGGAGATGACGGGACCGGATGGTCAGAAGGTGGTGCGGATTGATCCGATTGATGTCGACGGACTCAAACTGATGTCCATGGGGTTTTTCATGGAACAGGGGCAGTCCGTTGTTTGGCGGGGTCCGATGCTTCACAAGGCTTTGACTCAGTTTCTCAAGGACAGCGACTGGGGAGAACTGGACTACCTTGTCATCGATTTGCCCCCGGGGACCGGTGATGTTTCTCTGACACTCTCACAGCTTATCGGTCTTGCCGGAGCTGTCATCGTTTGTACCCCGCAGCAGGTTGCGCTGCTGGACGCGATCAAAGCGGTGGATATGTATCAGAAAGTTAATGTTCCGGTGCTTGGGTTTGTTGAGAATATGACAGGAGAAATATTTGGAAGGGGAGGCGCCCACAAGGTGGCCGATGAACTTAATGTTCCGTTTTTGGGAGAGATTCCCATTCAGGCGTGCATCCGCGAGCTCAGCGATGCGGGACAAATCCCGAAACTGCTGGAAGAAGACTGTCCGGCCTGCGAGTCACTACGGGATGTCTGCACCAATGTCGCGATGCAGGTGGCCCGCAATCTGATTGACACTCCCTCCGCACCCACCTTGGAGATTCTGTAG
- the glmS gene encoding glutamine--fructose-6-phosphate transaminase (isomerizing) encodes MCGIVGYVGFRAVSDLLVEGLHRLEYRGYDSAGIAVCTDGEIALRKRAGRVEELSRLLADEPLNGHVGIGHTRWATHGGTTDENSHPHIGGSGEVAIVHNGVIENYDSLRNQLQQVGYVFQSQTDTEVVAHLIAYHLDEQTGLGHSSAEISTCLRAIDATLERLNGTYGLGVLFRDVPNTIIAARSGSPLVIGVGKDEYFLASDASPLVGYTQEVVYLSDNEVAVIQSDTLQIEHRKTGNVRPSIQTLDQVSADIELGDYEHYMLKEIYEQPQAIENALRGRLDDEEATAVIGGLNLTAQQLRRVDRVVLTACGTSWHAGLVGEYLLEEFARLPTEVEYASELRYRNPPINDRTLVFAITQSGETADTLAAMRECKRKGHPTLALCNVVGSTIAREADGGIFLHAGPEIGVASTKAFTSQVSVLILLSLFLGRMRHLSYPAGRRMIQQLKSMPEIIEQTLKCHEQVEAIAGKYFGFNNFLYLGRLYNFPVALEGALKLKELSYIHAEGYPAAEMKHGPIALVDEQTPSVFVIPRGGIYPKVVSNMEEVKARKGPVIAIACEGDDEVTRIADDVVFVPPVDEHLQPLVCAVPLQLLSYHIALLRGCNVDRPRNLAKSVTVE; translated from the coding sequence ATGTGTGGCATCGTGGGGTACGTCGGGTTTCGAGCGGTTTCCGATCTGCTGGTGGAGGGACTTCATCGGCTGGAATATCGAGGCTATGACAGTGCCGGGATCGCCGTTTGCACTGATGGCGAAATTGCCCTGCGCAAGCGGGCAGGACGAGTCGAGGAGCTGTCTCGGCTGCTGGCCGATGAACCACTGAACGGGCACGTCGGAATCGGTCACACGCGATGGGCCACTCACGGTGGCACAACGGATGAGAACTCACACCCGCACATCGGAGGAAGCGGTGAAGTTGCCATTGTGCATAATGGTGTCATCGAAAATTACGACAGCCTGCGAAATCAGCTGCAGCAGGTGGGATATGTTTTTCAGTCACAGACAGATACCGAAGTGGTGGCCCATCTGATTGCTTATCACCTTGACGAACAGACCGGTCTGGGACATTCGTCAGCGGAAATTTCAACCTGCCTGAGAGCCATCGATGCGACGCTGGAACGACTGAACGGGACTTACGGTCTGGGAGTCCTGTTTCGGGATGTGCCGAACACAATCATTGCTGCCCGGTCCGGCAGTCCACTGGTGATCGGGGTTGGTAAAGATGAATACTTTCTGGCCAGCGACGCAAGTCCACTAGTGGGTTATACCCAGGAAGTAGTGTACCTGTCTGACAACGAAGTCGCCGTCATTCAGTCTGATACGCTGCAAATCGAACACAGAAAAACAGGAAACGTACGTCCTTCCATCCAGACTCTGGACCAGGTTTCAGCGGACATTGAACTGGGGGACTATGAACACTACATGCTCAAGGAGATCTACGAACAGCCGCAAGCCATCGAAAATGCTTTGCGCGGTCGACTGGATGACGAGGAAGCAACGGCAGTAATTGGCGGGCTGAATCTGACGGCTCAGCAGCTGCGACGGGTGGATCGAGTGGTACTGACAGCCTGCGGGACCAGCTGGCACGCCGGTTTGGTAGGAGAATATCTTCTGGAAGAATTTGCCCGCCTGCCGACCGAAGTCGAATACGCAAGCGAACTGCGTTATCGCAATCCGCCGATCAATGATCGAACGCTTGTTTTTGCAATCACTCAGAGTGGCGAAACGGCTGATACTCTGGCGGCAATGCGAGAATGTAAACGGAAGGGGCATCCCACGCTGGCGCTCTGCAACGTTGTGGGATCGACGATTGCTCGCGAGGCCGACGGAGGTATTTTTCTGCATGCGGGACCGGAAATCGGGGTTGCCTCAACCAAAGCGTTTACGTCCCAGGTCAGTGTGCTGATCCTGCTGTCGCTGTTTCTGGGGCGAATGCGTCACTTGTCCTATCCGGCCGGCAGACGCATGATTCAACAGTTGAAATCGATGCCTGAAATTATCGAGCAAACGCTGAAGTGTCATGAACAGGTGGAAGCCATTGCCGGCAAATACTTTGGTTTCAATAATTTTTTGTACCTGGGACGGCTCTATAATTTTCCGGTCGCCCTCGAAGGGGCTCTGAAGCTGAAAGAACTCAGCTATATCCATGCGGAAGGGTATCCTGCAGCGGAAATGAAGCACGGTCCCATCGCTCTGGTTGATGAGCAGACGCCGAGTGTATTTGTGATTCCTCGGGGGGGGATCTATCCTAAAGTCGTCAGCAATATGGAAGAAGTCAAGGCTCGTAAGGGGCCGGTGATCGCCATTGCGTGTGAAGGCGATGATGAAGTGACTCGAATCGCGGACGATGTTGTGTTTGTTCCGCCCGTGGATGAACACCTGCAGCCGCTGGTCTGTGCGGTTCCGCTGCAGCTGCTGAGCTACCATATTGCTCTGCTGCGCGGCTGTAATGTCGACCGTCCCAGAAATCTGGCCAAGAGTGTGACAGTGGAGTAG
- a CDS encoding HU family DNA-binding protein yields the protein MAAKKKAAPAKALTKTQILNSLAEETGLNRKEIASVFDELGNLIGKNLGRRGPGVFNIPGLMKVKVIRKPATKARKGINPFTKEETIFKAKPARNVVKIQPLKALKDMV from the coding sequence ATGGCTGCAAAAAAGAAAGCCGCACCCGCCAAAGCCCTGACAAAGACACAGATTCTCAACAGTCTGGCCGAAGAAACGGGCCTGAACAGAAAAGAAATCGCCAGCGTGTTCGACGAACTTGGCAACCTGATCGGCAAGAATCTGGGCCGCCGCGGACCGGGCGTGTTTAATATTCCGGGCCTGATGAAGGTTAAAGTCATTCGTAAACCGGCGACGAAAGCTCGTAAAGGAATTAATCCGTTCACCAAAGAAGAAACCATCTTCAAAGCCAAACCGGCACGAAACGTCGTCAAGATTCAGCCGTTGAAAGCATTGAAAGATATGGTTTGA
- a CDS encoding gamma-glutamyl-gamma-aminobutyrate hydrolase family protein translates to MSSTKPTIGITGDFRPQRYNGDALSWFNAGYYDSVIGAGGLPFLLPPYDNDDDIRMALEQLGGLVLAGCNLDLDPVVMGLQNNPSVRCMPQRREQFDRRVVKLAIEMKLPIMAIGSGMQLVNVLCGGTLHADIPEDVPRALHHRDTVEKNLRHILEIVPETCLDRIFGPGEVRVNSHHHMAVNELAPQFRVCATCPDGIIEAYESVSDDWYCIGVQWHPESSTASALDIQMFESLINAAGAQQSIDVIPMSAVMRRAAA, encoded by the coding sequence ATGAGTTCTACGAAGCCAACTATTGGAATTACCGGAGACTTTCGTCCGCAGCGTTATAACGGAGATGCGCTGAGCTGGTTCAATGCCGGTTATTATGACAGCGTCATCGGCGCCGGCGGACTGCCGTTTTTGTTACCACCCTACGATAACGACGACGATATTCGGATGGCTCTGGAACAGCTGGGCGGACTGGTTCTGGCCGGCTGCAATCTGGATCTGGACCCCGTGGTCATGGGACTACAAAACAATCCCTCCGTTCGCTGTATGCCTCAACGCCGCGAACAATTCGATCGTCGCGTTGTCAAACTGGCAATCGAAATGAAGCTGCCCATCATGGCCATCGGTTCCGGAATGCAACTAGTGAATGTTCTGTGTGGGGGAACACTGCACGCGGATATTCCTGAAGACGTGCCACGTGCACTGCACCACCGTGATACCGTCGAAAAGAATCTGCGTCACATTCTGGAAATTGTGCCGGAAACCTGTCTCGATCGAATTTTCGGACCCGGTGAAGTCCGTGTGAACAGTCATCATCATATGGCGGTCAACGAACTGGCACCTCAGTTCCGGGTCTGCGCCACCTGTCCTGACGGAATTATCGAAGCTTACGAATCGGTATCAGACGACTGGTACTGCATAGGTGTCCAGTGGCATCCCGAAAGTTCAACTGCCTCCGCACTGGACATTCAAATGTTTGAATCGCTGATCAATGCTGCAGGGGCTCAACAAAGTATCGACGTGATCCCCATGTCGGCTGTGATGCGTCGAGCTGCCGCATGA
- a CDS encoding SufS family cysteine desulfurase — MTEITPSPFDAESVRSQFPVLNRELKQGRPVFLDSAASAQKPCAVIAKEREVEEQYFANAYRGRYSFGARIDQELEASRKKIASFIGAASGSQIAFTAGTTLGLNQVAFGWGRGRLRAGDEIVVTPMEHHANFVPWQQLARQTGATLKMLPLSDDGQLDVTAFDQVISRRTKIVAVCSMSNVLGTVNPIAEIAQRAHHAGAILVADGAQSVPHCSTDVTADDVDFLVFSGHKIYGPTGVGVIYGRADRLEEIEPIVFGGHMISHVAADHSEWAETPARLEAGTLPIVQAIALGTAVDWVTQTGLESIHVHEQSLLQEATRRLMQIPGMTIYGPQPEYKGAIIAFRIENLHPEDLAAMLDRCGVFTRHGHHCTMPLHELLGVTATTRASFAAYNTMEDVDKLVDAIQFARKKLRLV; from the coding sequence ATGACCGAAATCACTCCCTCGCCGTTTGATGCTGAATCTGTCCGCAGCCAGTTCCCTGTTTTGAACCGGGAACTCAAACAGGGACGTCCGGTATTTCTTGACAGCGCGGCTTCAGCTCAAAAACCGTGTGCGGTGATCGCCAAGGAACGTGAAGTCGAAGAACAGTATTTTGCAAATGCCTACCGCGGTCGATACAGCTTTGGGGCGAGAATCGATCAAGAGCTGGAAGCGTCGCGAAAAAAAATAGCGAGTTTCATTGGAGCGGCCTCCGGATCGCAGATCGCATTTACTGCGGGAACCACGCTTGGTCTGAATCAGGTCGCGTTTGGCTGGGGACGGGGCCGACTTCGGGCGGGGGATGAAATCGTGGTTACCCCCATGGAACACCACGCGAATTTTGTGCCTTGGCAGCAACTGGCCAGGCAGACCGGTGCCACACTGAAAATGCTTCCCTTGTCCGACGACGGGCAGCTGGATGTGACAGCGTTCGATCAGGTGATCAGCAGACGAACAAAAATCGTGGCAGTCTGCAGCATGTCCAATGTGCTGGGGACAGTGAATCCGATCGCCGAGATTGCTCAGCGGGCTCATCATGCGGGAGCGATCCTGGTCGCTGACGGAGCTCAGAGTGTTCCCCACTGTTCTACAGATGTCACAGCCGACGATGTGGACTTTTTAGTGTTCAGCGGCCACAAGATCTACGGCCCGACAGGTGTGGGTGTCATTTACGGGCGTGCGGACCGCCTTGAAGAAATAGAGCCGATTGTGTTTGGGGGACATATGATCAGCCACGTTGCCGCGGATCATTCGGAATGGGCGGAGACTCCGGCACGACTCGAAGCTGGTACACTGCCCATTGTTCAGGCGATTGCCTTGGGTACGGCAGTGGACTGGGTGACTCAGACGGGGCTGGAATCGATTCACGTCCACGAACAGTCTCTGCTGCAGGAGGCCACCCGACGCTTAATGCAGATTCCCGGAATGACGATCTATGGACCGCAACCCGAATACAAAGGGGCCATTATCGCCTTTCGGATTGAAAATCTGCATCCGGAAGACCTGGCAGCTATGTTGGATCGTTGCGGGGTGTTCACCCGGCACGGTCATCACTGCACCATGCCACTGCACGAGCTTCTGGGGGTCACGGCCACAACGCGAGCCAGCTTTGCGGCTTACAATACGATGGAAGACGTGGATAAGCTGGTCGATGCGATTCAGTTTGCCCGCAAGAAGCTGCGTCTTGTGTAG
- a CDS encoding SufE family protein, protein MSIDELLEEFEELLDWEEQCDFLIDLGFELPEFSVVLKTEENIVQGCQSLVWLVAEPEVSDGVIVVRIRADSDSMIVKGLISVLLAAYSGKTPQQILDVDIEALFERMGLNQHLSSTRRNGLHGMVRRIRSIAASNCA, encoded by the coding sequence ATGTCGATCGACGAACTCCTGGAAGAATTTGAAGAACTGCTCGACTGGGAAGAACAGTGTGACTTTCTGATTGATCTTGGGTTTGAACTGCCGGAGTTCTCAGTCGTACTGAAAACTGAGGAAAATATTGTCCAAGGATGTCAAAGCCTGGTGTGGCTGGTGGCTGAACCTGAGGTTTCAGACGGTGTTATCGTCGTAAGGATCAGGGCCGACAGTGATTCGATGATCGTGAAGGGATTGATTTCCGTATTGCTGGCGGCGTATTCGGGGAAGACACCGCAGCAGATTCTGGACGTGGACATCGAAGCTTTGTTTGAACGTATGGGGCTTAATCAGCATCTCAGTTCAACCCGTCGCAACGGACTGCACGGAATGGTCCGTCGAATTCGCAGCATTGCTGCGTCGAACTGTGCCTGA
- a CDS encoding DUF1080 domain-containing protein, with the protein MPIAAWILLMAAALISSVTELPAQENAAPAQPDAASADTKENQKDWKPLFSGKDLKDWKVTNFGGEGEVEVGPRGELIIHRGVDLSGITSRRKDLPTTNYEVEFEAQRAKGTDFFVGYTFPVGDSACSLVLGGWGGGVCGISSLDFMDASDNETTSYRDFTRGKWYKVRVRVTDSHVKAWLGKWNIADVERALYKIDVRFEMEISKPMGFATYQTVAKVRNARIRTLSADEVDADD; encoded by the coding sequence ATGCCAATTGCTGCCTGGATTCTGCTCATGGCTGCCGCCTTGATTTCCAGCGTTACAGAACTGCCGGCTCAGGAGAATGCTGCCCCGGCACAGCCTGATGCTGCTTCTGCCGATACGAAAGAAAATCAGAAAGACTGGAAGCCTCTGTTCAGCGGCAAAGATCTGAAGGACTGGAAGGTCACAAACTTTGGCGGCGAAGGTGAGGTTGAGGTTGGCCCCCGGGGAGAACTCATTATTCATCGGGGAGTTGACCTGTCCGGGATCACGTCCAGGCGAAAAGATTTGCCTACGACTAATTACGAAGTGGAATTCGAGGCTCAGCGCGCCAAAGGGACTGACTTTTTTGTTGGCTACACGTTTCCGGTTGGCGACAGTGCCTGCAGCCTGGTGCTGGGAGGCTGGGGGGGAGGCGTCTGCGGAATTTCCAGCCTGGATTTCATGGACGCTTCCGACAACGAAACTACTTCCTACCGGGATTTCACTCGAGGCAAATGGTACAAGGTGCGTGTCCGCGTGACTGACAGCCACGTTAAAGCCTGGCTGGGCAAATGGAATATCGCAGATGTCGAACGAGCGCTTTATAAAATCGACGTCAGGTTTGAAATGGAAATCTCAAAGCCCATGGGATTTGCTACCTACCAGACCGTTGCCAAGGTACGCAATGCCCGAATTCGCACTTTGAGTGCAGACGAGGTTGATGCAGACGACTGA